The genomic stretch GGCAGGATGGACCGCGACCGCAGCTGTCCGACGAGGGAGGACGACGTGACCGAGCCCGGCACCCCGACCGACGTGCCCGACGCCGACCGCGCCGAGCAGGAAGCGCTGCTCGACCCGCCCGCCGTCACCTCGGCCGTCGACGCCACGGCGCCCGGCGAGGGCGTGCCGGAAGCCGACGCGCTGGAGCAGCAGCTCTCCGCGCGACCGGGGGAGGCCGGCAGCCCGCTGCGTCCCGTCGGCGACCGGGAAGCCAACGAGGCCGACGTCCTCGAGCAGGAGGCGGACGTCCCGCTGGACGACGACGACACCCTGACCTGAGCCGTCCCGAGCTGATGAGCTCGGGCAAACGACCCTCGAAGATAGGTTAGGGTTGCCTAACCTATCGAGGAGGGCGCCATGTCGATCAGTTCCAGCCCCGACCGCTCGGACCTCGAACGGTTGCGTCCGGCGCCGGCCGAGCGGGCCCGCACCGTGTTCTCCCGCCGGTCAGCCGCCGTCTGCGCGGCGGGCATTCCGGGCAGCCGCGTCCTCGCGCACACCGTCACGACCGCCGGCCAGACGCTGCTGGTGGTGCCGACCGACGGCGTACTCGCAGCCGCGGTCAGCGCCGCCCCGAACCGCGACCTCTCCGCCCTGGTGATGGTCACCGACCGCGCGCCCGTGCCCTTGCAGAACCCGGTCCGGGCCCAGGTGTGGCTCTCCGGCTGGCTCACCCCGGTCCGGCGGCACGACCGGCGCGCCGCCCTGCTGGCGTTCGCCGAGACCCTGCCCGACGAGCGGCTCCTGGACGTCGGCCGATCGGCCACGCTGCTGCGCCTCGACCTGGCGGAGGTGGTGCTGGGGGAGAACGGCGGCGGCACCGACGTCCCCCTGCAGGACTTCCTCGCCGCCCGGCCCGATCCGCTGGCCCGGGTGGAGGCCGACACGGTGCGGCACCTCGACCGCGACCACCCCGGCTTCCTGGCGGCCCTGCGCAGCCTCGTCCCGGCCGGCCTGAGCGGCCCGGACGACGTCCTGCGGCCGCTGGGCGTCGACCGCTACGGCATCCGCATCCGCGTCGAGGGCCGGTCCGGTCACCACGACCTGCGACTGCCGTTCGCCCGGCCGCTGACCTGCCCCGGTCAGCTGGGTGCGGCACTGAACTCCCTGAGCTGCGTCGCCCGGAGCAGGACTTAGCCGACCGCCTCGGCGAGCAGCCGGGCCAGCCGGGTCCGTCGCGGTCGCACGTCGACCTCGCGCACCGCGCGGGCGAGGGCGGCACCGCTGGCGTGCACGATCGACAGGTGCTGCTGCGCCCGCGTGAGCGCGGTGTAGACCAGCGGCCGGGACAGCATCCCGCCGGCCTCCGGGGGCAGGCAGACGACCACCCCGGGCCACTCGGAGCCCTGCGCCCGGTGAACGGTGATCGCCCAGCCGTGCCGCAGGTCCGACAGCGCCTGGCCGGTGACCGTCACCGGCCCGGAGCTGAAGTCGACGTGGAGCGAGCCCTCGCCGGTCCCGGTGACCACGCCGACCTCGCCGTTGGCGAAGCCGGTGGGCTCGAGGTCGAGGTGGTTGGCGGTGGCCACCACCCGGTCTCCCGGGTCGAAGCCGAAGACCGTGCCGGTGCCCGGGTTCAGCTCGGCCTTGAGCGCCCTGTTCAGCTCGATGGTGCCGGCCGCCCGCGGTGCACCGGCGTCACGACCTGGATCCCGCTCGGCGGGATGCCCAGAGCGCGGGGGATGGAGTCGGTGACCAGCTGCACCACGCGTCGGGCGGCCTCGGCGCTGCCGGTCGCCGGAACGACGACGACCTCGCGGTCGGGGGAGACCACCGGGGGCAGGTCGCCCTGCCGCACCGCCGTGGCCAGCCGGGCGATGGCGCCGCCCTCGGCCTGCCGGTAGAGCGTGGTCAGCTCGGTCACCGGGACGACGCCGGAGTCGATCAGGTCGCCCAGCACGTGTCCCGGTCCGATCGAGGGCAGCTGCGCGGGATCGCCGACCAGCAGCAGGTGCGTGCCGTCGGGACAGGCCTCCAGCAGGGCGGCGGTGAGCTCGACGTCGAGCATCGACGCCTCGTCGACGACCACCACCTCGGCGTCCAGCGGCCACTCCTCGTTGCGGGAGAACCCGCCGGAGGTGCCCTGCGCGCCGAGCAGCCGGTGCACGGTGACCGCGGGGTGGTCGGTGAGCTCCTCGAGCCGCTTGGCCGCGCGGCCGGTCGGCGCGGCCAGCGCCACCTCCGTGCCCTTCTTGCGCAGCAGCTGGACGACGGCAGCCACCGTCCGGCTCTTGCCGGTGCCCGGCCCGCCGGTCAGCAGCGAGACACCGGCGGTCAGCGTCTGGCCCACGGCGGCGGCCTGCGCCTTGTCCAGGCCCTTGGACACCGACCGCACCGACACGGGGTCGGCGATCGGCTCGGCGGTGACCATCAGCCGCTGCACGTTCTCGGCCACCGCCTCCTCGGCCATGCCGTACCGGGCGAGGGAGAGCGACCGCAGGGCCGGATCGGGCTCCAGCTCCGGATCCTCCGGCTCCGGTGGCTCGTGCTCCAGCACCTCGCCGGACTCCACCGCGGCGACGACGGCGGCCGCCGGGTCGGCGAACCCCTCCGCCCGCAGCGCGGCCACCACGAGGTCGGCCGGCAGCACGGTGTGCCCGTCGCGGGTGGCGGTGCGCAGCGTCAGGCCGACGATCGCCCGGCCGCGCCGGCTGTCCTGCCGGTCGGCGCCGGGCAGCAGCGCGATCGCCAGCCGGTCGGCGTCCACGAGGTTCACGCCGGTCAACCCGAGCAGCGCCCACGGGTCGTCCTTGAGCCGCCGGGCGGCGTCCGGCCCGAGCGTGTCGGCCACCCCGGCGGCGAGCTTCGCGTCGAGGCCGGCGTTGACCAGCAGCTCGACGACGTCGTAGGTGGGCTGCGCAGCCAGGAAGCTCGAGAACAACCGCTCGGCGCGCTGCCGGCCGACCCGGGGCAGCTTCATCAACCGGTCGGCCGTGACGTCGTCAGGGGAGACGATGCCCGCGTCGGGCAGCTCGGCCGCCGTCCGCCGGCCCAGGCCCGGCCAGAGCCCCGCAGCGCAGAACGCGGCGAAGACGCGGTCCCCGCCCGGTGCGGGGGCAGGGGCTGCCGTCACCGTTCCTGCCGTCGCTCGGGATAGCTGAACGGTGGGGCCGAGACGTCCTCCAGGGCGGTCCGGATCGCTGCGGGCAGCCGCACGTTCTCGGCGTCCAGCGAGGCCTGCAGCTGGTGCGCCGTGCGGGCACCGACGATCGGCGCGACGACTCCGGGCCGGTCCCGCACCCAGGCCAGCGCCACGGCCAGCGGCGTCGTCCCCAGCCCCTCGGCGGCGGTGATCACCGCCTCGACGATCCGGTCGGACGTGGACGAGCGCAGGCCGTCGATGAAGCCCTGCCACTGCGTGGAGGCGCCGCGGGACTCCGACGGCGTGCTGTGCCGGTACTTGCCGGTCAGGATGCCGCGGCCCAGCGGCGACCACGGGAGGACGCCGAGCCCGAGCGCCTCCGCGGCCGGCACCACCTCGCGCTCGACGCCGCGCTGCAGGAGCGAGTACTCGACCTGGGTGCTGACGATCGGCGTCCGCCCCGGCCAGGCCCGCTGCCAGGTCGCGGCGTGCGCGGTCTGCCAGCCGGAGAAGTTGCTGATGCCGATGTAGCGGGCCCGGCCCGACGAGACGGCGAGGTCGCAGGCGGCCAGCGTCTCCTCGATCGGCGTCATGTCGTCCCAGGCGTGCAGCTGCCACAGGTCGACGTGGTCGAGCCCGAGCCGCTCCAGCGACGCGTCGAGCGCGGCCAGCAGGTGGCCGCGGGAGGCGCCGCGGCCCATGGGTCCGGGCGCCGTTCGGCCCACGGCCTTGGTCGCGACGAGCACGTCGGACCGGGGGACGACGTCGGTGAGCAGGTGGCCCAGGACGCGCTCGCTCTCGCCGTCGCAGTAGACGTCGGCGGTGTCGACGAGCGTGCCGCCGGCGTCGACGAAGGCCGTCAGCTGCATGGCGGCCTCGTCCTCGTCGGTGTCGCGCCCCCACGTCATCGTGCCCAGCGCGAGCCGCGAGACGACCAGACCACTGCGCCCCAGCGACCGTTGCTCCACGACCGGAAAACCTACCGGCGACCACGGGGACCGACCGGGCAGTGTGGAAAGCGACGGGGCGGCGCGGCGGGTCGGGCGCGGCGCCCGCCTAGGGTGACCCCTCGTGCCCGCCCGACCCGTACCCCGCACCTGCCCTCCCGTCCGCGCGAGATCTGCACACTCGCGGCCATCAGCGTCTGATGGCCGCGAGTGTGCAGATCTCGTCGCGCGGAGGGGCCGCTGAGATGGGCTGGATCGAAGCCGTCGTCCTGGGCGTCGTCCAGGGCCTCACCGAGTTCCTGCCGATCTCCTCCAGCGCCCACCTGCGGCTCGTCGGCGAGCTGTTCGGGTGGGACGACCCGGGCGCGGCGTTCACCGCGATCACCCAGATCGGCACCGAGGCCGCCGTCCTCCTGTACTTCCGGAAGGACATCGCGCGGATCGTCGTCGCCTGGCTCGGCTCGCTGGCCGGCCGGCGGAAGGGCGACCCGGACGCCCGCATGGGTTGGCTGATCATCGTGGGCAGCCTCCCGATCGTCGTCCTCGGGCTGCTCTTCCAGGACGACATCGAGACGACGCTGCGCGACCTGCGCATCGTCGCGACGGCGCTGATCCTCTTCTCGCTGATCCTGTACTGGGCCGACCGCGTGGGCGCCAAGCAGCGCGAGCTCAAGGACCTGACCGTGCCGCACGGCATCGGCTACGGCTTCGCTCAGGCCATGGCGCTGATCCCCGGTGTCTCGCGGTCCGGCGGCACCATCACCGCGGGCCTCTTCCTCGGGTACTCGCGGGCGGCCGCGGCCCGCTACTCGTTCCTGCTCGCCATCCCCGCCGTCCTCGGGTCCGGCTTCTTCCAGGCCTACGAGGCGCTCACCGGCGAGGTCGCCGGCCGGGGCGTCGCCTGGGGGCCGACGATCGTGGCGACCGTGATCGCCTTCGGCGTCGGG from Blastococcus sp. PRF04-17 encodes the following:
- a CDS encoding DUF2470 domain-containing protein — protein: MSISSSPDRSDLERLRPAPAERARTVFSRRSAAVCAAGIPGSRVLAHTVTTAGQTLLVVPTDGVLAAAVSAAPNRDLSALVMVTDRAPVPLQNPVRAQVWLSGWLTPVRRHDRRAALLAFAETLPDERLLDVGRSATLLRLDLAEVVLGENGGGTDVPLQDFLAARPDPLARVEADTVRHLDRDHPGFLAALRSLVPAGLSGPDDVLRPLGVDRYGIRIRVEGRSGHHDLRLPFARPLTCPGQLGAALNSLSCVARSRT
- a CDS encoding ATP-dependent DNA helicase encodes the protein MVATANHLDLEPTGFANGEVGVVTGTGEGSLHVDFSSGPVTVTGQALSDLRHGWAITVHRAQGSEWPGVVVCLPPEAGGMLSRPLVYTALTRAQQHLSIVHASGAALARAVREVDVRPRRTRLARLLAEAVG
- a CDS encoding AAA family ATPase, with the protein product MTAAPAPAPGGDRVFAAFCAAGLWPGLGRRTAAELPDAGIVSPDDVTADRLMKLPRVGRQRAERLFSSFLAAQPTYDVVELLVNAGLDAKLAAGVADTLGPDAARRLKDDPWALLGLTGVNLVDADRLAIALLPGADRQDSRRGRAIVGLTLRTATRDGHTVLPADLVVAALRAEGFADPAAAVVAAVESGEVLEHEPPEPEDPELEPDPALRSLSLARYGMAEEAVAENVQRLMVTAEPIADPVSVRSVSKGLDKAQAAAVGQTLTAGVSLLTGGPGTGKSRTVAAVVQLLRKKGTEVALAAPTGRAAKRLEELTDHPAVTVHRLLGAQGTSGGFSRNEEWPLDAEVVVVDEASMLDVELTAALLEACPDGTHLLLVGDPAQLPSIGPGHVLGDLIDSGVVPVTELTTLYRQAEGGAIARLATAVRQGDLPPVVSPDREVVVVPATGSAEAARRVVQLVTDSIPRALGIPPSGIQVVTPVHRGRPAPSS
- a CDS encoding aldo/keto reductase, whose translation is MEQRSLGRSGLVVSRLALGTMTWGRDTDEDEAAMQLTAFVDAGGTLVDTADVYCDGESERVLGHLLTDVVPRSDVLVATKAVGRTAPGPMGRGASRGHLLAALDASLERLGLDHVDLWQLHAWDDMTPIEETLAACDLAVSSGRARYIGISNFSGWQTAHAATWQRAWPGRTPIVSTQVEYSLLQRGVEREVVPAAEALGLGVLPWSPLGRGILTGKYRHSTPSESRGASTQWQGFIDGLRSSTSDRIVEAVITAAEGLGTTPLAVALAWVRDRPGVVAPIVGARTAHQLQASLDAENVRLPAAIRTALEDVSAPPFSYPERRQER
- a CDS encoding undecaprenyl-diphosphate phosphatase, with the translated sequence MGWIEAVVLGVVQGLTEFLPISSSAHLRLVGELFGWDDPGAAFTAITQIGTEAAVLLYFRKDIARIVVAWLGSLAGRRKGDPDARMGWLIIVGSLPIVVLGLLFQDDIETTLRDLRIVATALILFSLILYWADRVGAKQRELKDLTVPHGIGYGFAQAMALIPGVSRSGGTITAGLFLGYSRAAAARYSFLLAIPAVLGSGFFQAYEALTGEVAGRGVAWGPTIVATVIAFGVGLTVIAWLLRYLDRGSFTPFVIYRILLGVLVLVLVQTGVLDPVGDFQPSPSPAPR